The genomic stretch CAGCGCTCGCCGGATTGGCGGTAGATCGTGCCGCCGGCCGCGGGGTCCTCAATGGAAATTAGCACGCCATTGTTGCCCACCGGCCGCAGCGTCGATTCGATCAGATCACCGATGCGGAATACCGCGGTGGCGAATCCTAACAGGTTCTCGCGACGTTGTTCTGCTGTTTCGACCGGTCCTCGGTAGATCGGGAGAAAAACCACAAAGCCCGACTGTGAGCCCGGTTCCTGTGCCAGTCGTACCGGTGCGGTGGCGGTTGGCAGTCCGGAGTCGCGTGCTAATTCCAAAGCCGCACGCCGGACCGGCTCCGAGCCGACATCGAACCCCAGTGCCGGAGCATTCCTCGCCAAGCTCTCCAGATAGAAGACCGGGAAATATTCCTCGCGTGCGGCGGCGGGGATGAAGTGGCCTTCCGCGTTCTCCTCGGTGAAGCTGAAGTCCGCGAACCCCTCGGCGCGCGCCTTCGCCTCCCATTTCTCGCGATCCGCCGCCTTTACCCGCGGATCCCACGCCAGCGCCTGGAGTTCCGGTTGGCGGGAAAGCGTCGGCTCCACGAAGGTCCGGAACTCCTCCCGCGTGACCTCGGCGTCGGTCCGATACAGCCCTGCGAGGGCGTGCAAGACCTCCATCGAGCGCAGGACTTGGCCGCGGATCAGCTCGGCGCGGTCCTGGGCAAGCTTGCGCAATTCCCGCTCCAAAGCCTCCTGCTGGCCACGTTTCGTCTCCACGGCGATGAGGACCGCCAGGCATAACCCCGCGACCAGCACCAGCAGCGCGGGCAGCTTCGCCGGGGAAATGACAGGGGTTTTCGGGGCCATTGCGCCGCTCCGACAGAGCACCGGACATGCCCGAATTGCCGATACGGCGATTTTTGATTGATCAAGGATGCCGGTCGCCAAAACGGGGTGGCACCTGCGGAGTTGACTGCCACAGGCATTTGAAAGAGGCAGTTGTCATGAAAGGGATGTCAGCGTCTTCGAAGCGAAAGCGCCGTCGTCGCGGACATCGCACGTGGGTGACTTACTGGAGGTGCTTCCTGCTGACTTTGGGGACAGGTCTTGCCGCACTGGGCGGAGCTGGACTATGGGAGCGAACGGGGTCGCCCGAGCCGGGTCCCGGCTGGATTCAACCGCTCATGATAGGCTTCGTGGTGATCGGGCTATGCCTATTGGCGGCCGGACTCTTCGGCTCCAACAAGGATGTTGAAGCTCTTTCTGGCAAATCGCCTCCGCACGAGAGTCTTCTGATCGTAGCGATTCTTGCGGCACCTCTTTACTGGATTCTCAGCTATTTTGAGAGGCGTCGCCGGAGGATGGAGGAGGGGGAGTAATTTCCTGCGATTTTTCAAGTGCGGGTGCCCCTCCACCCGACTATCCCGTGCCCATGCTTCTCGGCGTTAATATCGACCACGTAGCCACCCTGCGGCAGGCGCGCTATGCCCTGCTGCCGGATTCGCCGAATGCCGAGCCGTCGCCCCTGCAGGCGGCGCTCGATGCGCAGGACGGCGGGGCCGACTCGATCACCATCCACGTCCGCGCCGATCGCCGGCACATGCAGGACCGCGATGCCTACGAGATCCGCAAGCACTGCCCGCTGCCCGTGAATCTGGAAATGGGCGTCACTGCCGAGATGACCAAGCTCGCCTTGTCCCTGAAGCCCGAGTTCGCCTGCCTCGTCCCCGAGACCCGCGAGGAGGTCACCACCGAGGGTGGCCTCGATGTCGCCGGCCGGCTTTCCGAGGTGAAGGCCTGCGTGAAGATCCTACAGGACCAAGGCATTCGGGTCTCGCTGTTCATCGACCCCGATCTCCATCAGATCGAAGCCGCCTCGCAGTGTGGCGCGGAGATGATCGAACTCCACACCGGCTGCTTCGCCAACGCCGTCGATGGCGAGTTGGAGCGTGAAATCGGCCGCCTGATCGTAGGTGCGAAGTCCGGTCGCGCCGCGGGCATCCAGGTGAACGCAGGGCACGGCATCAACTACTCTAACATTTTCCGTCTCTTTACCGTGCCTTACCTCGCTGAGTTGAACATCGGCCACACCATCGTCTCGCGGGCGATGCGGGTCGGCTTCAGCGAGGCCGTGCGCGAGATGAAGGAACTCATGGCCGCCTACCCGGAAGCATGAAACTGTTCGGCATTGGCATCGACGTGGTGGAGGTGGAGCGCATCGAGTCGTCGATGGCGGAATTCGGCGAGCGTTTCGCGACCAAGATCTTCACCGCGGGCGAGCGCGCCTATTGCGAGTCCCAAAAGCGCCCGGCCATCCACTACGCGGCTCGCTTTGCCGCGAAGGAAGCGGTGGCGAAGGCATTCGGCACCGGCATTGGCAGGGACCTTGGCTGGCTCGATATGGAAATCGTCCGCAAGGACAGCGGAGAGCCGGAGTTGGTATTGAGCGGGGTGGGGAAGGCGTATGCCGCGGGAAAAGGTATCGCCGAAGTGAAGATCAGCCTGACCCATGCCCACCACTACGCCGCGGCAAACGCGGTGGCGCTGGGGGAGTGAGAGCGCGGGAGCGTGATGCCTTTCCGGTCGCGTAACGACCAAGGATGGTAGCCGTGAGTTTCAACCCACGGTTTGAGCGAAGCCGTGAATGGCGTCGCGTAGCGACGAAGGAATCCAAGCGATGCGGACCCATTTCACGAGACGGCTTTTCCGGCGATAGTTCCGGTGTCGCTCTGCGACACGGTCGGTGCCCGCGTCTGGTCCATGGGCTGAAGCCCATGGCTACCGTCCTTGACCGCTACGCGGTCATAAGGAGGCGGCGCTGTCCTCACTCACACCTCGTCCCGGTGAAGCCAGCGGAATGACGTGACGCGATAGCGCCGGCCGAAGCTCTGGTTCACTGGTTGAAGCTGGGCGATGACCTTGGTTGGCTCGTCCGCCGGATCGACAAAGTCGGCACCGCGTTGAACCTCGGCCTCGCACCAGACGCGGGCGAGGATCTTGCCTTCCCCATCGAGGCAATCGCCATAGGCACGGATCATGAAAGTGTCGGAGCGTGCGGACAGATAGGGGGCGATCGGCGTGAGGATGTCAGCCTGCTTGACCACGCCCGGGATGCCGTAGGCAGCCGGACCGTTCTCGGCCTCGGGGAAGGCATAGCCACGACCTTGACCACCGGGATTCGCGGCCCGGCTTCCAGTGTTGTAGGCCTCGTTGATTGAGACGTCCTTGGAGTCCAACGCGCTCTGGATGGTGCCGGAGCGGGCGAGCGACTTGTCGCTGCCGGGGCGGCGATTGACGAAATCGGCGAGCGACAGGAAGGGACCGCGCTTGCGCACTTCGCGGACGATCGCCTGCGCTAGCAAGTCGATCTCCTTCTCCGTCAATTCCCGGCGGCCGGTCCATTGCGCGGCATCCAGAATGTCGTCCGCGTCCTCGCCGTCGGCCAGCTTGTCCTCGGGGCCGAAGAGTGAGACCACCGGCACATCCGTGCTGTCTTTCCTCTCTTCCGATCCGGTGGAGCCGCGGACACTCACCGGTCGCTGCTTCAATCCGCCAAGCAGGGTCTTCCATGCTTCCACCGAAGTGGAGTTGACGTTGAACATGCCATCGACGGAAAGCAGCGCGGCGATCTTCTGGGCGGCGGCGGCCGACGGGTTGTTGCCGGAGAAAAGCAGGGCGAGCACCTCGTCCGGCTGTTGACCGGCGAGGGCGGGTTGGTAGCGCGAGTTCGGCAGCGGCTTTTCGCCGTTGAGGAATTCGGTCGCCACCTGCTTTTGGGGTCGCTTGTTAGAGAAGGCGGGCGCGGTTTGCGGAGCGATGCCGGACAGGAACCAATCGTCCCACAACGCTTGGTTGGCCAAATACGAATGGTCTGCCAGCGGGCGCGGGCCGCCCAGCGACGACGAGGTCTTTTCCGCCGGGATCACGGATGGAGCAGCGGAGTTGCCAATGGCATGGCTGATCTGTGGCAGCAGCGGCGTGCTGCTGAAGAGTCCGGAGGTGGACCCGGTGAAGCCATTGGCGAAGGCATGCTGGAAAGCAGCCAGGGAGTGGATCGGCTCGCGCGGAATGGTGTGGGTGGTCACGCTGCCGGTGCCGATATCGCGCGTCCAGCCACCACCGAAATAGCCGCCGCCATTGAGGCTCACCTCGAAGTTGCGGTTCTTCCAAGAGTTCAGCGGCTCGATGTGAACCTCGTAGGGCATTACTTCCATTTCATCGGAAGTGAGCGTCTGGAAGTCGATGCGCGGGGCTTTCGGATTGAAGCGAGTCAGGAAGCGCCCGGTGCGGTCCGCTCCCAACTCGGTCTTCACGCCGTAGGAAAAGACCATGATCGGTTCCTTGCGGCCGGCGAGCTGCGAGAAGGTGAGCGGACGGGTGTCGGACGGTTGGATCTTGCTGAAGAACTCCGGCTTCTGTGCCGCGGTGATGCGCTCGGCGGGAAGGCCGTCCTTGCCGTCGATCATCACCCCGCCGAGGCCCGCGGACTCGCCGAGACTCGTGCGATCCTCCTTGTAGAACCAATCGTTTGCCGTGAGGAACCAGGTCGCGGTGCCTTGGGACTGCTCACTGTTCGGCGTGACCTCGTAGCGGATGGTCTCGCTGCCGGCGGTCTCAATGAACTTGCCGGTGCTGTCCTTGATGTCGATGGCGATACCGCCGCCATTGTTCCAGCCTGCCTCTCCGTCGATGTAGTTCAGGCCGGGGTTGAAGTTCTTGATCGCCGTGTTCGGGCCTTGGGAAATCAGCACCACTTCGCCGGGACGCATCGCCAACGGCTTGGCCTTGCCGACTGTCAGGGTCAGGTAGTTGTGGCTGCCCACGATGTTTTTCAGGCTCACCGTCATGGCCCCGCTAGGCCGGGTGATCTTCAGGTCGTAGGGGAGCTGCCAGAACTTCACCGAGTTGTAGGCCGGGGTGACTAC from Luteolibacter arcticus encodes the following:
- the acpS gene encoding holo-ACP synthase is translated as MFGIGIDVVEVERIESSMAEFGERFATKIFTAGERAYCESQKRPAIHYAARFAAKEAVAKAFGTGIGRDLGWLDMEIVRKDSGEPELVLSGVGKAYAAGKGIAEVKISLTHAHHYAAANAVALGE
- a CDS encoding pyridoxine 5'-phosphate synthase codes for the protein MLLGVNIDHVATLRQARYALLPDSPNAEPSPLQAALDAQDGGADSITIHVRADRRHMQDRDAYEIRKHCPLPVNLEMGVTAEMTKLALSLKPEFACLVPETREEVTTEGGLDVAGRLSEVKACVKILQDQGIRVSLFIDPDLHQIEAASQCGAEMIELHTGCFANAVDGELEREIGRLIVGAKSGRAAGIQVNAGHGINYSNIFRLFTVPYLAELNIGHTIVSRAMRVGFSEAVREMKELMAAYPEA